Proteins encoded by one window of Leishmania infantum JPCM5 genome chromosome 32:
- a CDS encoding adenosine monophosphate deaminase-like protein has protein sequence MESNTRAQPKMQGGATPVIERILSHKHLRQPCSAISASFEPFRGIGDGSGEMPGSDDGDKAQRDFRGRGALEASDAAVAPTYHRIMIDGDEGDKDYLKCVGIMAHIIQARQAYKNTDQGQLEVPLTAEELERRYCGTAAPATSALGGSQAASVSSPLSSPAGKMPKGPLSQTDDSTAVASLMGLEFRHGVFGFEGMRTRVVPWEQYVRDIRAVYGAIENGPCLSTARMRLTSIAEKFRLYLLLNLEIEGNYDELYRDGGVYAPCTRVDNGVNMRTSVVAPVLLEYVVTTALEQPRAPLYVDPHTQQVVTLAAYLEAGGIQDPRELTVEGLGLQPTLYRNKYLPYDPFDAKLNPAGAFGATLLQALLSTDGPSHGNLCGMLLRAELEQREYQKQQMTATEMMLEICGHHPEELTRLAVWVRRQGFNKFSRNRWVLAIQRERHSTKQLGPSQLPSLCTTVGDQLRHIFYPLFMATLCPQDPQWSDVAQLLCHTGALGIRTHAVVRSENFSATPVDPDALPCTNALREDGQTAGHGSAMAHGGGCSDYYFFYYVWANLASLNALRTRLGLHTLFFTPSVNEKAPAYDQLVSSFLLGDVVHDVSSLAQSWIMQFLYMYCRIGIVLSPLRDNALSTAYFDSPFVKYFRQGMRVSISTSDPLYFHHHESQPLIEEYATLSKLCSLTPMDTMELGRNSVLNSSFPLEVKQAWLGERFSTLGAEGNDLRRCGVCDYRLQFRHETLAHEEALLNQLLAKAGIKAPGGVGSGVDGGDSDGGALSLHLIPYAQSVLVSDLVQQSRHSRRMNYTDQRIVYPRIDIYYGGHRSGFATEAVAALRQVVALRLKYVGNANRTAVATDANVHVEDVFSTTRQFDEAQWEYNTYYGVCILSQQGKTPLWPTFLPTITEFIRDMSVIRQTASSVALQRLATHRLHLLEQKFLLHLSMNISNEAGKREEKEWNNRDFFTAYKVDTNVHTDAGSNARTLLEFFVDKALNHGEDVVFERDHHPVTLKELLSEYEIDVHHITVDELNHRLNTHPDLREIFLSPFNFMQGRYFAELTKRTLDIYEEDAFSYAENRLSITGASEQEWYDLAHWFDCYGMASSRSRWMVCLPWHYRRLRRNGVLKNFGAFLDNVFHPLWEISMHPAKDTKFHYLLAHLSGFDCIADESKIDLPLTDVSPHDWNSDLNPPYSYYMYYIWANITSLNEFRASRGLSTFTLRPQCGERGSMDHPVSGFCLANSINHGVTLARHPVLEYMWYIAQVGVAMSPLSNTAGASAYLENPFPVFFHRGLNVSLATNQPLYFHFTREPLVEEYSIAAKLWKFELNDMSEIARNSVLQSGFSAAWKENALGPRYQLRSTLGNDVRRSRVSDIRVAYRYEVYHTELNFLDEQLAAASPGFAGKSSVPETASPPAEADASRGHMNSLLNGVSRFSTDAGCEPAAGAGRSPAPTASSQRMPRAMKLLEEELAICGDVWQGVASTPLLPTSTPNTDGSLTFLHTTNSRSVHLSRHSSSELLPPPLASRTAQLRGEIRRLDAELTRMRAVSLQVAGENNSIAVQVNALRERLQTEGLTILGGLCGSANEEEIEPSSTSSGESAVTGAAAVEEVEGGGGRPSL, from the coding sequence ATGGAAAGCAACACTCGCGCGCAGCCCAAGATGCAGGGGGGTGCCACGCCCGTCATTGAGCGCATCCTTTCCCACAAGCACCTGCGGCAGCCCTGCTCCGCCATCTCCGCATCCTTCGAGCCCTTCCGAGGCAtcggcgatggcagcggaGAGATGCCGGGCTCTGATGACGGTGATAAGGCCCAAAGGGATTTTCGTGGCAGGGGCGCGTTGGAGgcctccgacgccgctgtggcACCCACGTATCATCGCATCATGATCGACGGCGATGAGGGCGACAAAGACTACCTCAAGTGCGTCGGCATCATGGCGCACATCATCCAGGCTCGTCAGGCGTACAAGAATACGGACCAAGGGCAGCTAGAGGTGCCTTTGACagcagaggagctggagaggcGTTACTGCGGCACTGCGGCGCCTGCTACTTCGGCGTTGGGGGGGTCGCAAGCCGCGTCGGTGTCTTCCCCTCTTTCGTCGCCAGCCGGCAAGATGCCGAAAGGCCCGCTATCACAGACTGATGACTCCACAGCGGTGGCCTCGCTCATGGGGCTCGAGTTTCGCCACGGCGTCTTTGGCTTTGAAGGCATGCGCACTCGTGTCGTGCCATGGGAACAGTACGTGCGCGATATCCGCGCCGTCTACGGGGCCATCGAGAACGGCCCGTGTCTCTCCACCGCCCGCATGCGCCTCACCTCCATCGCCGAGAAGTTCCGCCTGTACCTGTTGCTTAACCTGGAAATCGAAGGCAACTATGATGAGCTGTaccgcgacggtggcgtctACGCCCCGTGCACGCGCGTCGACAATGGCGTGAACATGCGCACGTCTGTtgtggcgccggtgctgctggagtaCGTGGTGACTACGGCGCTAGAGCAGCCGCGCGCTCCCCTCTACGTCGACCCCCACACGCAGCAGGTCGTGACACTGGCTGCCTACCTTGAAGCGGGCGGTATCCAAGACCCGCGCGAGCTCACGGTGGAGGGACTCGGCTTGCAACCTACACTGTACCGCAACAAGTACCTGCCATACGACCCGTTCGATGCGAAGCTGAACCCCGCTGGCGCCTTTggtgcgacgctgctgcaggcacTCTTGTCAACCGATGGACCGAGCCACGGAAACCTGTGCGGCATGCTGCTccgcgccgagctggagcagcgcgaGTACCAGAAGCAGCAGATGACGGCGACCGAGATGATGCTGGAGATCTGCGGGCACCACCCGGAGGAGCTCACGCGACTCGCGGTGTGGGTGCGTCGGCAGGGCTTCAACAAGTTTTCGCGCAATCGATGGGTGCTGGCGATTCAGCGAGAGCGCCACTCCACGAAGCAGCTGGGGCCAAGCCagcttccctctctctgcaccACCGTTGGTGATCAGCTGCGGCACATTTTCTATCCCCTCTTCATGGCGACGCTGTGCCCACAGGATCCGCAGTGGTCggacgtggcgcagctgctgtgccacACCGGCGCCCTCGGCATTCGCACTCACGCTGTCGTGCGCTCTGAAAATTTCAGCGCCACTCCTGTGGACCCGGACGCGCTTCCGTGCACCAACGCACTACGTGAGGATGGGCAGACCGCCGGCCACGGAAGTGCGATGGCGCACGGTGGTGGGTGCAGCGACTACTACTTCTTTTACTACGTCTGGGCTAACCTGGCGTCGCTGaatgcgctgcgcacgcgcctcgGCCTCCACACACTTTTCTTCACGCCGTCCGTAAATGAGAAGGCGCCGGCGTACGACCAGCTTGTCAgctccttcctcctcggcgaCGTCGTGCACGACGTGAGCTCACTCGCGCAAAGTTGGATTATGCAGTTCCTGTACATGTACTGCCGCATCGGCATCGTACTCTCCCCCTTGCGCGACAACGCGCTCAGCACCGCGTACTTTGACAGTCCTTTCGTGAAGTATTTCCGCCAAGGGATGCGGGTATCGATCAGCACGTCCGACCCGCTGTActtccaccaccacgagTCGCAGCCGCTTATCGAGGAGTATGCGACGTTGAGCAAGCTGTGCTCGTTGACGCCGATGGACACGATGGAGCTGGGGCGCAACAGCGTACTGAATAGCAGCTTCCCGCTGGAGGTGAAGCAGGCTTGGCTGGGCGAGCGCTTTTCTACGCTAGGGGCGGAGGGCAACGAcctgcgtcgctgcggcgtgtGTGACTATCGCCTGCAGTTCCGCCACGAGACCCTCGCGCATGAGGAGGCGCTTCTAAACCAGCTCCTGGCGAAGGCCGGCATCAAGGCGCCAGGCGGCGTGGGCTCGGGCGttgacggcggcgacagcgacggcggagcCCTTTCACTGCACCTCATCCCCTACGCGCAGTCGGTGCTGGTTTCGGACCTCGTCCAGCAGTCTCGCCACTCGCGCCGCATGAACTACACGGACCAGCGCATTGTGTACCCCCGCATCGACATCTACTACGGCGGCCATCGCTCGGGCTtcgcgacggaggcggtggcggcgctgcggcaggtcGTCGCGCTCCGTCTCAAGTACGTCGGAAATGCGAACcgcacggcggtggcgactgACGCCAACGTGCACGTCGAAGACGTCTTCAGCACCACCCGTCAATTTGATGAGGCGCAGTGGGAGTACAACACGTACTATGGCGTGTGCATCTTGTCTCAGCAGGGCAAGACGCCGTTGTGGCCGACGTTCCTGCCGACCATTACGGAGTTCATTCGCGACATGTCCGTGATTCGGCAGACGGCGAGCTCGGTGGctctgcagcggctcgcGACGCACCGACTTCACCTGCTGGAGCAGAAGTTCCTGCTCCACCTCTCCATGAACATCTCCAACGAGGCCggcaagagggaggagaaggagtgGAACAACCGCGACTTCTTCACCGCCTACAAGGTGGACACGAACGTGCATACCGACGCCGGCTCGAACGCCCGCACGCTGCTGGAGTTCTTTGTCGACAAGGCCCTGAATCACGGCGAGGACGTCGTCTTCGAGCGCGATCATCACCCCGTCACGCTCAAGGAGCTGCTGAGCGAGTACGAGATTGACGTGCACCACATCACCGTCGACGAGCTTAACCACCGCCTGAACACGCACCCCGACCTGCGTGAAATCTTCCTGTCACCGTTTAACTTCATGCAAGGCCGTTACTTTGCCGAGCTGACTAAGCGGACTCTGGACATCTACGAGGAGGACGCCTTCAGCTACGCCGAGAACCGGCTCTCCATCACCGGTGCCTCCGAACAGGAGTGGTACGATCTGGCGCACTGGTTCGATTGCTACGGCATGGCCAGCTCGCGTAGCCGTTGGATGGTGTGCCTGCCGTGGCATTACCGCCGCCTACGCCGAAACGGAGTGCTGAAGAACTTCGGCGCGTTCCTCGACAATGTCTTCCATCCGCTGTGGGAGATCAGCATGCACCCGGCCAAGGACACAAAGTTCCACTACCTACTGGCGCACCTGTCCGGCTTTGACTGCATCGCGGATGAATCGAAGATCGACCTGCCGCTCACGGACGTCTCACCGCACGACTGGAACAGCGACTTGAACCCGCCGTACAGCTACTACATGTACTACATATGGGCAAATATCACGTCGCTTAACGAGTTCCGGGCCTCGCGCGGGCTGAGCACGTTCACCCTGCGTCCGCAGTgcggcgagcgcggcagTATGGACCACCCCGTGAGCGGCTTCTGCTTGGCTAACAGCATCAACCACGGCGTCACGCTGGCGCGGCACCCCGTGCTGGAGTACATGTGGTACATTGCTCAGGTCGGCGTGGCAATGTCCCCGCTCAGCAACACAGCTGGCGCCTCCGCCTACCTTGAGAACCCTTTCCCGGTCTTTTTCCATCGCGGCTTGAACGTTAGCCTCGCAACGAATCAGCCGCTCTACTTCCACTTCACGCGTGAGCCGCTTGTGGAGGAGTACTCGATCGCCGCGAAGCTGTGGAAGTTCGAGCTGAATGACATGTCCGAAATCGCGCGCAACAGCGTCTTGCAGAGCGGTTTCTCGGCTGCGTGGAAGGAAAACGCGCTGGGCCCGCGGTATCAGCTGCGCTCTACCCTTGGCAACGACGTGCGTCGCAGCCGCGTGTCAGACATTCGCGTGGCGTACCGATATGAAGTGTACCACACTGAGCTGAACTTCCTGGAcgagcagctcgccgccgcttctcccgGGTTCGCGGGGAAATCGTCGGTACCCGAGACCGCatcgcctcctgcggaggcggacgcAAGCCGGGGACATATGAACAGCCTCTTAAATGGCGTCTCTCGATTTTCCACAGACGCCGGCTGTGAGCCTGCGGCTGGCGCTGGCAGGTCTCCTGCCCCCACTGCATCGTCTCAGCGGATGCCGCGTGCCATGAAGCTGTTGGAAGAGGAGCTGGCCATTTGCGGGGACGTTTGGCAGGGAGTGGCATCGACTCCGCTGTTACCGACCTCCACCCCGAACACGGATGGCTCATTGACGTTTCTGCACACGACCAACTCCCGAAGTGTGCATCTGTCACGGCACAGCTCCTCGGAACTcctgccaccgccgttgGCGTCACGGACGGCGCAGTTGCGTGGAGAGATTCGACGGCTCGACGCGGAACTAACCCGCATGCGAGCCGTCTCGCTACAGGTGGCCGGCGAGAACAATTCCATTGCTGTGCAGGTGAACGCACTGCGCGAGCGGCTTCAGACCGAAGGGCTAACCATCCTGGGCGgcctgtgcggcagcgcgaacGAAGAGGAAATCGAGCCGTCGTCAACGTCAAGTGGCGAGTCTGCGGTGACTggggccgccgcggtggaagaggtggagggcggtggtgggcgaCCGTCTCTCTAA
- the TTA1 gene encoding putative GPI transamidase component Tta1, translating to MPSSLPRPKFTAVAAPSETWRRNATNSFAALSAFIFLVVIGVHWTTVSHEHVELPMDRVLVDLQARCSTLEGTPALTSASLPPAFYGLGVWVDSPALLPSVHAALALMKERLADGLSTAAAAVPLPTHTLYTFVRLQSQVRDEVIAALFKEAQSGRFPSAKRVLRKLEHLANQQQLGLPTLKHAFLPEVGQEAELFGLSLFSVPASALPGDAAGKVQCFVADVRQAYCMLPVEVPDASDVASSGRTSFSAASLTPLSYRLRAASLEAEVRAALLSVVTQQIGLASFKPADVAAWKRAREHQGCLHTIASVTSTLRSIAANTNMAVPQSTERMFAVLERHVQSGSFLRAARAADDLQFHPSLTPQLYIPWDHSLVSQLIVLLPMVSCTLLAARSLVEERWHNHARAKATAEAQDAKKGQ from the coding sequence ATGCCGAGCAGTCTTCCTAGACCGAAGTtcacggcagtggcggcgccgtccgaGACGTGGCGGCGCAACGCTACAAACAGCTTTGCGGCACTCAGCGCATTCATATTTCTTGTCGTCATCGGTGTACATTGGACGACGGTGAGCCATGAGCATGTAGAGCTACCGATGGATCGCGTTCTGGTAGACCTGCAGGCGAGGTGCTCCACTCTGGAAGGCACCCCTGCCTTGACCTCTGCCTCGCTCCCTCCCGCATTTTACGGGCTGGGTGTTTGGGTGGACTCcccggcgttgctgcccaGCGTACATGCGGCGCTTGCTCTGATGAAGGAGCGGCTGGCAGACGGCCtgagcaccgctgcggcagctgtcCCGCTTCCGACTCACACGCTTTATACCTTTGTGCGTCTGCAGTCGCAGGTGCGGGATGAAGTGATCGCTGCACTCTTCAAGGAAGCACAGAGTGGGCGCTTCCCTAGCGCGAAGCGCGTGTTGCGCAAGCTGGAGCACTTGGCAAACCAACAGCAGCTCGGCTTGCCGACGCTGAAGCATGCCTTTCTGCCTGAGGTTGGccaggaggcggagctgttTGGCCTGTCGCTCTTTAGTgtgccggcgtctgcgctgccGGGGGATGCAGCGGGCAAGGTGCAGTGCTTCGTCGCTGACGTGCGGCAAGCGTACTGCATGCTTCCCGTGGAGGTGCCGGATGCCTCCGATGTTGCGTCCTCCGGTAGGACGAGTTTTTCAGCAGCTTCTCTCACACCTTTGTCGTACCGACTGCGGGCCGCTTCACTGGAGGCCGAGGTACGCGCGGCGCTTCTCTCTGTCGTAACACAGCAGATCGGCTTGGCTTCTTTCAAGCCTGCCGACGTGGCGGCCTGGAAGCGGGCGCGGGAGCATCAGGGGTGTCTGCACACGATCGCCTCTGTGACGAGCACGCTGCGCTCCATTGCGGCAAACACGAACATGGCCGTCCCACAAAGCACGGAGCGCATGTTCGCAGTCTTGGAGCGCCACGTGCAATCCGGCTCCTTCCTGCGagccgcgcgtgccgccgacgACCTGCAGTTCCACCCATCGCTCACCCCGCAGCTGTACATTCCGTGGGACCATTCGCTCGTCTCGCAGTTGattgtgctgctgccgatggtGTCCTGCACGCTACTggccgcgcgctctctcgtgGAGGAGCGCTGGCACAACCACGCTCGCGCAAAGGCCACCGCCGAGGCACAGGATGCGAAGAAAGGCCAGTGA